CGGAGATGCGGGCCGTTCCCACCCCGACCTCGAGGAGGGATCTCCCATCGAGCTCGGCCGCGAGGCGGGCGCCGAGCTCGTCGCTCACCGCAGGAGGAAAGCCGCGAGTGGCGTCGTAGTAATCAGCCGCACGGTCAAAGGAGGTGCGCGGCGGTCGCCGAGAATCGTCGCGATGTTCAGCCGTACGGGCCGACCTCGTCAAGCAGGTCGACGTGGGTGAGGAGCATCCGTCGGCAGCAGTACCGCTCGAGGCCGAGCGCGTCCAGTACGTCACCGGCGTTCTCCCCGCGCGCCGTCCGGTCGAGATACGGGTCCCAGAACTGGCCGATCACGGTCCCGCACGTGAAGCAGCGGATCGGGATCATCATCGTCATGTTCGATCTCCCTCCCTCGCTCCGCTCAACGGTAGGACTTCTGTCGGCGCTTGCGGGCGCCGCGGCCGCCGGGGCGCTTGGGCAGCTTCCGGCGCGGGTCGTTCACGATCAGCGAGCGATCGTAGCGCTTGAACATCTCGGCGAGCGCGGGGTCCTTGATCCAGCCGAGGAGGCCGCGCGCGACCGCCGTCCGGGCCGCCGAGGCCTGTCCCATGATGCCCCCGCCTTGGACGTGGACGGAGATGTCCACGGTCTTCCACTTGTCCCCGACCATGAGCAGCGGTTCCTGGATCTTCAGGCGAACGAGCTCGGGCTCGACGAACTCGAGCGGGGTGTCGTTGATGCGCACGCGGCCGGACCCCTTGCGGATCGAGGCGCGGGCGATCGCCTCCTTACGCTTGCCCGTCGTGAGCACGACTGTGGGCGCCTTCATACACGCGCCCCCAGAAGCTTGGAGACCTCGCCGAGTGTGATGGCGGTGCGCAGCGTCGCCGGCGCCTTCGCGATGTCGAGGACCTCGCGGGGGGTGCTCTGGTATTCGGCCGGAACTCCCATGAAGACCTCGAGGCGATCGTAGGCTTCCTTTCCCCGGGTCTTGAGGTGGGGCAGCATCCCGCGGACGGTCCGTCGGAAGATCCGGTCGGGGTAGCGAGGGAAATGGGGCCCGGAGCGCACCGAGCCTCGCGCGCGGGCGGCCGTATAGTGCGCGATCACGCTCGCGCGCGGTCCGGTAACGACGCACTTCTCCGCGTTCACCACGACGATCTGTTCGCCGGCAAGGAGGCGCTGCGCGATGAGGCTCGATGCCCGGCCGAGGACGAGGCCCGAGACGTCGACCACCTTCGCCGACGCTGCGGGAAGGGCGGCCGCCGCTTCAGCCAAAGATCCGTACCCCCGCCCCGTCGGGCTTGGACTTGATCAGCTCGTGGATCGTCAACACGGTTCCGCCGGCCGCCTGGATCTTCGAGCGCGCCGCGGGAGAGCACTGGAACGCTGCGACCGTGATCGGTTTGGAGATCGAACCATCGGCGAGGAGTTTACCGGGAACGACGACGACCTCCTCGCCCCGGACGAGTCGGTCGAGGTGTCCCACGTTCACGGGGTTCGTCTGGTGACGCGCGCGCCCGAGGCGCTGGGCCACCGCCCCCCAGATCGCGGCGTCGTTTACCTTGGCCGCGATTTGGAGCTCCCGCACGGCGTGGGAGAGCTCTGGATTCAGCTTGTCCAAGATGGGGGCCATGGGCGGAACGGCTCCGACCAAGGTCGCCGATATAAGCGTTGCCGGCCGCCGGTGGAGCCCGGGCGTGCGTCCTGAGGTTTTGGCTCTGCGGCGCCCGGCGCACTAGCCAGTTACCGCCACCGGGCGCTTCCCATCCAGCCAACGGTTAAATAGCGTGGCCCGACATGGCCGAGTGAGGCCACGATGCGCAAATTCCTCACCGAACTACGGGGAAAAACCGTAATGACCAACGACGGACAGATCCTCGGAATGATCGACAACTTCGTCGTGGATACGGTCACCGGCATCATCGCCCATGTCCTCGTCACCCCGAACGAAGATATCGAGCCCCGCCTGTTCCAGAGCGACGCGTCCGGCCGCCTCGTGCTCCCCTTCAAGAGCATGCGTGCCGTCAAGGACGTCGTCGTGATGGACATTGGCAAGTGAAGCACCTTTTCGTCCGCTAGTCTCGGTCGTCATCACCGTCCGGAACGAAGAACCGAACCTCCGTCGACTGTTCGAGGGCCTGCTCGTTCAGGAGCCGCCGTTCGAGATCGTCTTCGTCGACGCGCTGAGCCGGGATCGGAGTTTCGAGATCGCCGAGGAGTACGCCCGGCGCCATCCGGGCATCATCCTCGCCTTCCAGCGCTACGGATCCCGCGGGGTCGGGCGGAACGCGGGTGTTGCGCGCGCACGCGGGGAGTTCGTCGCCTTCATCGATGGAGACTGCGTTCCGGACCCCGCGTGGCTCTCCGCGCTGCGCCGGGAGCTCCGCCACGCTGAGGTGGTCGCCGGACGCACGGAGCCGATCGGTCGCGTCCGGTACGGAGCGCTCGAGCGGATTGAGCTCTACCAGAAGGGGAGCGACGTGACATATCCCTCCTGCAATCTCGCCTACCGGCGGGCGCTGTTCGACCGACTGGGAGGATTCGACCCTCGCTTCATCACGGCGGAGGACATCGATCTGAACCTGCGCGCGGTCCGCCGGGGCGCGACGATCCAGTACGCCCCGGACGCGGTCGTCTACCACCAGATGCGCACGACGGTCCTCCGGTTCCTCTATCAGGCCTTCTGGAACGGCTACGGTCGCAAGCAGCTGACGGAAAAGCACGGATCGCTGTGGTCGGACTACCGGCCCCGGCGGCTCCTCCAACGGCAGCGAGGCGGTATGGCGTGGCTC
The Thermoplasmata archaeon DNA segment above includes these coding regions:
- a CDS encoding DNA-directed RNA polymerase subunit N; this encodes MMIPIRCFTCGTVIGQFWDPYLDRTARGENAGDVLDALGLERYCCRRMLLTHVDLLDEVGPYG
- a CDS encoding 30S ribosomal protein S9, yielding MKAPTVVLTTGKRKEAIARASIRKGSGRVRINDTPLEFVEPELVRLKIQEPLLMVGDKWKTVDISVHVQGGGIMGQASAARTAVARGLLGWIKDPALAEMFKRYDRSLIVNDPRRKLPKRPGGRGARKRRQKSYR
- a CDS encoding 50S ribosomal protein L13, translating into MAEAAAALPAASAKVVDVSGLVLGRASSLIAQRLLAGEQIVVVNAEKCVVTGPRASVIAHYTAARARGSVRSGPHFPRYPDRIFRRTVRGMLPHLKTRGKEAYDRLEVFMGVPAEYQSTPREVLDIAKAPATLRTAITLGEVSKLLGARV
- a CDS encoding 50S ribosomal protein L18e; this translates as MAPILDKLNPELSHAVRELQIAAKVNDAAIWGAVAQRLGRARHQTNPVNVGHLDRLVRGEEVVVVPGKLLADGSISKPITVAAFQCSPAARSKIQAAGGTVLTIHELIKSKPDGAGVRIFG
- a CDS encoding PRC-barrel domain-containing protein, whose protein sequence is MTNDGQILGMIDNFVVDTVTGIIAHVLVTPNEDIEPRLFQSDASGRLVLPFKSMRAVKDVVVMDIGK
- a CDS encoding glycosyltransferase — its product is MASEAPFRPLVSVVITVRNEEPNLRRLFEGLLVQEPPFEIVFVDALSRDRSFEIAEEYARRHPGIILAFQRYGSRGVGRNAGVARARGEFVAFIDGDCVPDPAWLSALRRELRHAEVVAGRTEPIGRVRYGALERIELYQKGSDVTYPSCNLAYRRALFDRLGGFDPRFITAEDIDLNLRAVRRGATIQYAPDAVVYHQMRTTVLRFLYQAFWNGYGRKQLTEKHGSLWSDYRPRRLLQRQRGGMAWLRLCAAAFGYSARIVGGWGSRLTPAASSPIVASPGTER